One window from the genome of Ovis canadensis isolate MfBH-ARS-UI-01 breed Bighorn chromosome 21, ARS-UI_OviCan_v2, whole genome shotgun sequence encodes:
- the RIC8A gene encoding synembryn-A — translation MEPRAVADALETGEEDVVMEALRAYNRENSQSFTFDDAQQEDRKRLAKLLVSVLEQGLPPSRRVIWLQSIRILSRDRSCLDSFTSRRSLQALACYAGISASQGSVPEPLNVDVVLESLKCLCNLVLSSPGAQVLAAEAGLVVRLAERVGLHSRSSFPHDVQFFDLRLLFLLTALRTDVRQQLFQELQGVRLLTRALELTLGMTEGERHPELLPPQETERAMEILKVLFNITFDSIKREVDEEDTALYRHLGTLLRHCVMVAAAGDRTEEFHGHAVNLLGNLPVECLDVLLALEPHGGSLEFLGVNMDVIRVLLSFMEKRLHQTHRLKESVAPVLSVLTECARMHRPARKFLKAQVLPPLRDVRTRPEVGELLRNKLVRLMTHLDTDVKRVAAEFLFVLCSESVPRFIKYTGYGNAAGLLAARGLMAGGRPEGQYSEDEDTDTDEYKEAKASINPVTGRVEEKPPNPMEGMTEEQKEHEAMKLVNMFDKLSRHRVIQPMGMSPRGQLTSLQDAMCETVEGQLSSDADSDPD, via the exons ATGGAGCCCCGTGCAGTTGCGGATGCCTTGGAGACGGGGGAGGAGGACGTGGTTATGGAAGCTTTGCGCGCGTACAACCGGGAG AACTCCCAGAGTTTCACGTTTGATGATGCGCAACAGGAGGATAGGAAG AGACTGGCGAAGCTGCTTGTCTCGGTCCTGGAGCAGGGCCTGCCACCCTCCCGCCGCGTTATCTGGCTGCAGAGCATCCGCATCTTGTCCAGGGACCGCAGCTGCCTGGACTCCTTCACCAGTCGCCGGAGCCTGCAGGCTCTTGCCTGCTATGCTGGCATCTCCGCCTCCCAAGGGTCGGTCCCTGAGCCGCTGAACGTGGATGTCGTACTCGAGTCCCTTAAGTGCCTGTGCAACCTCGTGCTAAGCAGCCCCGGGGCACAGGTCCTGGCAGCAGAGGCGGGGCTAGTGGTGAGGCTCGCAGAGCGCGTCGGACTGCACAGCCGGAGCAGCTTCCCGCACGACGTCCAGTTCTTTGACTTGCGTCTTCTGTTCTTGCTAACTGCACTCCGCACCGACGTGCGCCAGCAGCTGTTTCAGGAGCTGCAGGGAGTGCGCCTGCTGACCAGGGCGCTGGAGCTGACGTTGGGAATGACTGAGGGCGAGAGGCACCCTGAGCTCCTGCCTCCCCAGGAGACTGAGCGAGCCATGGAGATCCTCAAAGTGCTTTTCAACATCACCTTCGACTCCATCAAGAGGGAGGTGGATGAG GAAGACACTGCTCTATACCGGCACTTGGGGACCCTTCTGCGGCACTGTgtgatggttgctgctgctggaGACCGCACAGAGGAGTTCCACGG CCACGCAGTGAACCTCCTGGGGAACTTGCCTGTCGAGTGTCTGGATGTTCTCCTCGCCCTGGAGCCACACGGAGGTTCCTTGGAGTTCCTAGGGGTGAACATGGATGTGATTCGTGTCCTCCTCAGCTTCATGGAGAAGCGTCTTCATCAG ACACACAGGCTGAAGGAGAGCGTGGCCCCTGTGCTGAGCGTGCTGACGGAGTGTGCCCGCATGCACCGCCCCGCCAGGAAGTTCCTGAAGGCCCAG GTGCTGCCCCCGCTGCGGGACGTGAGGACCCGGCCTGAGGTGGGGGAGCTGTTGCGAAACAAACTAGTTCGCCTCATGACGCACCTGGACACTGACGTGAAGAGGGTGGCAGCCGAGTTCCTGTTTGTCCTGTGCTCCGAGAGCG TGCCCCGGTTCATCAAGTACACAGGCTATGGAAATGCCGCCGGCCTCCTGGCTGCTAGGGGCCTCATGGCAGGGGGCCGGCCTGAGGGCCAGTACTCAGAGGACGAGGACACAGACACGGACGAGTACAAGGAAGCCAAGGCCAG CATAAACCCAGTGACTGGACGGGTCGAGGAAAAGCCTCCCAACCCCATGGAGGGCATGACAGAGGAGCAGAAGGAACACGAGGCCATGAAGCTGGTGAACATGTTTGACAAGCTTTCCAG GCACAGGGTCATCCAGCCCATGGGGATGAGTCCCCGGGGCCAGCTCACATCCCTGCAGGACGCCATGTGTGAGACCGTGGAGGGGCAGCTCTCCTCGGACGCTGACTCGGACCCTGACTGA
- the BET1L gene encoding BET1-like protein has protein sequence MADWARAQSPGAVEEILDRENKRMADSLASKVTRLKSLALDIDRDAEDQNRYLDGMDSDFTSMTGLLTGSVKRFSTMARSGRDNRKLLCGMAVGLIVAFFILSYLLSRART, from the exons ATGGCGGACTGGGCTCGGG cTCAGAGCCCTGGTGCTGTGGAGGAGATTCTAGACCGAGAAAACAAGCGGATGGCTGACAGCTTGGCCTCCAAGGTCACCAGGCTCAAATCG CTGGCTCTGGACATCGATAGGGATGCAGAGGACCAGAACCGGTACCTGGACGGCATG GACTCAGATTTCACAAGTATGACGGGTCTACTCACAGGGAGTGTGAAGCGGTTTTCCACAATGGCGCGATCTGGGCGAGACAACCGGAAGCTTCTTTGTGGTATGGCTGTGGGCCTGATTGTGGCCTTCTTCATCCTCTCCTACCTCCTGTCGAGGGCAAGGACGTGA
- the CIMAP1A gene encoding ciliary microtubule associated protein 1A, which translates to MAEEVWVGSWRPHRPRGPIMALYSSPGPKYLIPPTTGFVKHTPTKLRAPAYSFRGAPMLLAENCSPGPRYSVNPKILRTGKDLGPAYSILGRYHTKTTLTPGPGDYFPEKSTKHVFDSAPSHSISARTKTFRVDSTPGPAAYMLPMVMGPHTVGKVSQPSFSIKGRSKLGSFSDDLHKTPGPAAYHQTDVQVTKFKAPQYTMAARVEPPGDKTLKPGPGAHSPEKVTMTRPCAPVVSFGIKHSDYMTPLVVDVD; encoded by the exons ATGGCGGAGGAGGTATGGGTGGGCTCCTGGAGGCCCCATCGTCCCCGGGGGCCCATCATGGCCCTCTACAGCAGCCCTGGACCCAAGTACCTGATTCCACCCACCACGG GCTTTGTGAAGCACACGCCCACCAAGCTGCGTGCACCAGCCTACAGCTTCCGTGGGGCTCCCATGCTCCTGGCAGAGAACTGCTCCCCAGGGCCCCGCTACAGCGTGAACCCCAAGATACTGAGGACTGGCAAGGACCTCGGCCCCGCCTACTCCATCCTGGGGCGCTACCACACAAAGACCACACTGACCCCCGGCCCTG gaGACTACTTTCCAGAGAAATCTACCAAGCACGTGTTCGACTCGGCGCCCAGCCACTCCATTTCTGCCCGAACCAAGACCTTCCGAGTGGACAGCACCCCAG GCCCCGCAGCCTACATGTTGCCCATGGTGATGGGCCCCCACACCGTCGGCAAGGTCTCCCAGCCCTCTTTCTCCATCAAGGGCCGCAGCAAGCTGGGCAGCTTCAGCGACGACCTGCACAAG ACCCCAGGTCCCGCGGCCTACCACCAGACTGACGTGCAGGTGACTAAGTTCAAGGCTCCACAGTATACCATGGCTGCCCGGGTGGAGCCTCCAGGGGACAAGACCCTAAAGCCAGGACCAGGAGCCCACAGCCCCGAGAAG GTGACGATGACCAGGCCCTGCGCCCCTGTTGTCTCCTTCGGCATCAAACACTCTGACTACATGACGCCCCTGGTCGTGGATGTGGACTAG
- the SCGB1C1 gene encoding secretoglobin family 1C member 1, translating into MKRSSALLLAALTVLCTCGLATGEDSEELFMDFLQTLLVGSTEELYEGPLSKYNINADAKAAIAELKSCIDGLQPMHKAELVKLLVQVLGSQDDA; encoded by the exons ATGAAGAGAAGCAGCGCCCTCCTGCTAGCGGCTCTTACCGTGCTCTGCACCTGTG GGCTGGCCACGGGGGAGGACAGCGAAGAGCTTTTCATGGACTTCCTGCAAACGCTGCTGGTGGGGTCCACAGAGGAGCTCTATGAGGGGCCCCTGAGCAAGTACAACATCAATGCAGATGCCAAGGCAGCAATAGCCGAGCTCAAGTCCTGCATAGACGGCCTACAGCCCATGCACAAGGCGGAGCTGGTCAAGCTGCTG GTGCAAGTGCTGGGCAGTCAGGACGATGCCTAG